A window of the Streptomyces formicae genome harbors these coding sequences:
- a CDS encoding ArsR/SmtB family transcription factor: MMTSVDTDLIRVLADPLRLRIVTLLARETLCTTHLVEETGARQTNLSNHLRVLREAGVVETEPCGRFTYYRLRPEVIESLAGQFADLAETARAGAEANVKRSCP; encoded by the coding sequence ATGATGACGTCAGTCGACACTGATCTGATCCGGGTGCTCGCCGACCCGCTCAGGCTCCGGATCGTGACCCTGCTGGCCCGCGAGACGCTGTGCACCACGCACCTCGTGGAGGAGACCGGCGCCCGGCAGACGAACCTCTCCAACCATCTGCGGGTGCTGCGCGAAGCGGGCGTGGTGGAGACGGAACCGTGCGGGCGGTTCACGTACTACCGGCTCCGCCCCGAGGTCATCGAGTCGCTCGCCGGTCAGTTCGCCGACCTCGCGGAGACCGCGCGCGCCGGCGCCGAGGCGAACGTCAAGCGGTCCTGTCCCTGA
- a CDS encoding aquaporin, which produces MASPAAPAAPAAPAAPAAPAAPDVAPSGSPLVARAAAELVGTAALVAVVVGSGIQATGLTQDVGLQLLANSIATVFGLGVLIALLGPVSGAHFNPAVTLAEWWTARRGGAGVTLRDAAVYVPAQVVGAVVGAILADAMFGEPLVKWSTHDRSSGNLLLGEVVATAGLILLVFGLARTDRLRFAPVAVASYIGAAYWFTSSTSFANPAVTIGRAFTDTFAGIAPGSVPGFIVAQLAGAVVGLALVALVFAGRTGPSERVD; this is translated from the coding sequence ATGGCGTCACCTGCCGCACCTGCCGCACCTGCCGCACCTGCCGCACCTGCCGCACCTGCCGCGCCCGACGTCGCACCGTCCGGCTCTCCGCTGGTCGCCCGTGCCGCCGCCGAACTCGTCGGCACCGCCGCCCTCGTCGCCGTGGTGGTGGGTTCCGGAATCCAGGCGACCGGGCTGACGCAGGACGTCGGCCTCCAGCTGCTCGCGAACTCGATCGCCACCGTCTTCGGTCTCGGTGTCCTGATCGCCCTGCTCGGCCCGGTCTCCGGGGCGCACTTCAATCCCGCCGTCACCCTGGCCGAGTGGTGGACGGCCCGGCGGGGCGGCGCCGGAGTCACCCTGCGCGATGCGGCCGTGTACGTACCCGCGCAGGTGGTGGGAGCGGTCGTGGGCGCGATCCTGGCGGATGCGATGTTCGGCGAGCCGCTGGTGAAGTGGTCCACGCACGACCGCTCGTCGGGCAATCTGCTGCTGGGCGAGGTCGTCGCCACGGCAGGGCTGATCCTGCTGGTCTTCGGTCTCGCCCGGACCGACCGGCTGCGCTTCGCGCCGGTCGCGGTCGCCTCGTACATCGGCGCCGCCTACTGGTTCACCTCGTCCACGTCGTTCGCCAACCCGGCCGTGACGATCGGCCGCGCGTTCACCGACACGTTCGCCGGCATCGCGCCCGGTTCGGTGCCGGGGTTCATCGTCGCTCAGCTCGCCGGAGCCGTCGTCGGCCTGGCGCTGGTGGCCCTCGTCTTCGCTGGGCGGACCGGGCCGAGTGAACGTGTTGATTAG